One stretch of Sandaracinaceae bacterium DNA includes these proteins:
- a CDS encoding winged helix-turn-helix transcriptional regulator: MTSEAPARWTFLSNHAHVLLCVARNPDARVRDIADQVGITDRAVQRILTELEDGEVLLRERRGRRTHYAISSGAHLRHPLEAHRRVLDLVALIDAG, from the coding sequence ATGACCTCAGAAGCTCCTGCCCGCTGGACTTTCCTCAGCAATCACGCCCATGTACTCCTCTGCGTGGCTCGCAACCCCGACGCTCGGGTGCGGGACATCGCCGACCAGGTGGGGATCACGGACCGCGCAGTGCAGCGCATCCTCACGGAGCTCGAGGACGGCGAGGTGCTCCTGCGGGAGCGACGCGGACGGCGCACGCACTACGCCATCAGCAGCGGAGCCCACCTGCGGCATCCGCTCGAGGCGCACCGCCGCGTGCTGGATTTGGTGGCGCTGATCGACGCGGGCTAG
- the hemC gene encoding hydroxymethylbilane synthase, with translation MKLRVATRRSNLALTQMRAFTARIVALHPEVEIEEVHVTTLGDRVTDRPLAAIGGKGLFVSEVEACVSRGEADFAVHSLKDVPGDVELAEGMALVCLPEREDPRDVLLTRDGIDLMSLTAAARVGTTSLRRVAQLRVQRPDLHYATLRGNVETRLGKLDSGEFDAIVLAAAGLRRLGLLGSRAHQVLDREVCLPAVGQGTLAIEARANNQALIDLLLPLEDPTTRLATEAERELLRCMQGSCRVPLAGHATLDPVSGRMRLDGFVGGVETDETLSGCSEIYLRGRTQDARCEEARALGREVAEGLIARGAQRLMREAEAAVLRRELTSN, from the coding sequence ATGAAGCTCCGCGTGGCGACCCGCCGCAGCAACCTCGCGCTCACGCAGATGCGGGCGTTCACCGCGCGCATCGTGGCGCTCCACCCCGAGGTCGAGATCGAGGAGGTGCACGTCACCACGCTGGGCGACCGCGTCACCGACCGTCCGCTGGCCGCCATCGGTGGCAAGGGGCTGTTCGTGTCCGAGGTGGAAGCCTGCGTGTCGCGCGGTGAGGCCGACTTCGCGGTGCACTCGCTGAAAGACGTCCCGGGCGACGTGGAGCTGGCCGAGGGCATGGCGCTGGTGTGCCTCCCCGAGCGTGAAGACCCGCGCGACGTGCTGCTCACGCGTGACGGCATCGACCTCATGTCGCTGACGGCGGCGGCTCGTGTGGGGACCACGTCCCTGCGCCGCGTCGCGCAGCTGCGCGTGCAGCGTCCGGACCTGCACTACGCCACCCTGCGCGGCAACGTGGAGACGCGCCTCGGCAAGCTGGACAGCGGCGAGTTCGACGCCATCGTGTTGGCCGCGGCTGGGTTGCGCCGCCTCGGGCTGCTCGGGTCGCGCGCGCACCAGGTGCTGGACCGCGAGGTGTGTCTACCGGCCGTGGGGCAGGGCACGCTGGCCATCGAGGCGCGCGCCAACAACCAGGCGCTCATCGACCTGCTGCTGCCGCTCGAGGACCCCACCACGCGGCTGGCCACCGAAGCCGAGCGCGAGCTGCTGCGCTGCATGCAGGGCAGCTGCCGCGTGCCGCTGGCCGGCCACGCCACGTTGGACCCGGTGTCCGGGCGCATGCGCCTCGACGGCTTCGTGGGCGGGGTGGAGACCGACGAGACTCTCTCCGGCTGCAGCGAGATCTACCTTCGCGGCCGCACGCAGGATGCCCGCTGCGAAGAGGCACGCGCGCTCGGCCGCGAGGTGGCCGAGGGGTTGATCGCCCGCGGCGCCCAGCGCTTGATGCGCGAAGCCGAGGCCGCCGTGCTGCGCCGCGAGCTGACGAGCAACTGA
- a CDS encoding ArsA family ATPase → MVVTVGSGGVGKTTTAAALSVHAAMQGKRVLCLTIDPARRLANSLGLDEMTTSEQEVPARLFHENNLPLPPGGVLAAMMLDTKSTFDELVRTHASSPEARDRILTNRIYQYVAGSLAGTQEYMAMEKLHAVRKQSNWDLIVLDTPPTSNALDFLTAPERLIDAIDSPAVRWFMQAIEPGKGRFGLGLMASASTVLIKGLAKFTGIEFLEEVAGFVTGINDLFGGFREHATAVSAALRSPEVAFVVVTSPSPMAIREATYFADKLTDAGMRRDAVVINGVHVLLSEPSISDAALATELAPHLPGMDAADTVERMMQALQDERLQAVADRIESDRLQNHIRQSRGGDRVQFVEVPAFEEDVHDLAALARVASYLTGTAGAA, encoded by the coding sequence GTGGTGGTCACCGTCGGCAGCGGCGGCGTGGGCAAGACCACCACGGCCGCCGCGCTCTCGGTGCATGCGGCCATGCAGGGCAAGCGCGTGCTGTGCCTCACCATCGACCCCGCGCGGCGCCTCGCCAACAGCCTCGGGCTGGACGAGATGACCACGAGCGAGCAGGAGGTGCCGGCGCGCCTGTTCCACGAGAACAACCTGCCGCTGCCGCCCGGTGGCGTGCTGGCGGCCATGATGCTGGACACCAAGTCCACCTTCGACGAGCTGGTGAGGACGCACGCCAGCAGCCCCGAAGCACGCGACCGCATCCTGACCAACCGCATCTACCAGTACGTGGCGGGCTCGCTCGCGGGGACGCAGGAGTACATGGCGATGGAGAAGCTCCACGCCGTGCGCAAGCAGTCCAACTGGGACCTGATCGTCTTGGACACGCCGCCCACCAGCAACGCGCTCGACTTCCTCACGGCGCCGGAGCGGCTGATCGACGCCATCGACTCGCCCGCCGTGCGCTGGTTCATGCAGGCCATCGAACCGGGCAAGGGCCGCTTCGGGCTGGGCCTCATGGCCAGCGCGTCCACCGTGCTCATCAAGGGCCTCGCTAAATTCACGGGCATCGAGTTCTTGGAAGAGGTGGCCGGGTTCGTGACGGGCATCAACGACCTCTTCGGCGGCTTCCGTGAGCACGCCACCGCGGTGAGCGCCGCGCTGCGCAGCCCGGAGGTGGCCTTCGTGGTCGTCACCAGCCCCAGCCCCATGGCCATCCGCGAGGCCACTTACTTCGCGGACAAGCTGACCGACGCGGGCATGCGCCGCGACGCGGTGGTCATCAACGGCGTGCACGTGCTGTTGTCCGAGCCGAGCATCAGCGACGCAGCGCTGGCCACCGAGTTGGCCCCGCACCTCCCCGGCATGGACGCCGCGGACACCGTGGAGCGCATGATGCAGGCCCTCCAAGACGAGCGCTTGCAGGCGGTGGCGGACCGCATCGAGTCGGACCGGCTGCAGAACCACATCCGGCAGTCGCGCGGCGGCGACCGGGTGCAGTTCGTGGAGGTGCCGGCCTTCGAAGAAGACGTGCACGATCTCGCCGCGCTAGCGCGCGTTGCTTCGTACCTCACCGGCACGGCAGGCGCCGCGTGA
- the glmU gene encoding bifunctional UDP-N-acetylglucosamine diphosphorylase/glucosamine-1-phosphate N-acetyltransferase GlmU, with the protein MKSPLPKVLHEIAGRPLVAWSIAAALDAGVQRCVAVVGHGREQVESTLHTRFGGRVSTALQAEQRGTGHAVRCAMESPALATFEGNVVILYGDCPLIPKESVHALINALDADASLAMLTSHLPDPRGYGRILRDAEGRVRAIREQRDCSPGEAAVREVNPGLYAVRAGFLRDAIARLSDDNAQGELYLTDVVEQAAAAGGVRDVAWDMADLRGVNDRYELALCAEERRLRIAAALARDGVAVRDLRTVYVDADCEVAPGAVLEAQVHLRGRCVIETGARIDVGAVLTDVIVREGAEVLPYTVASESVIGEEATVGPFTHLRPATELGRGSKVGNFSETKKTKLGEGSKVNHLSYVGDGVIGKNVNIGAGTIFCNYDGVRKHTTTLEDNVFIGSDSQLVAPVTVGAGAYVASGTTVTRDVPPDALAVARTRQQNKEGYAARFRARAKTPEKPTEGT; encoded by the coding sequence ATGAAGAGTCCGCTGCCCAAGGTGCTGCACGAGATCGCCGGGCGGCCGCTGGTCGCGTGGAGCATCGCCGCGGCGCTCGACGCGGGGGTGCAGCGCTGCGTGGCGGTGGTGGGTCATGGCCGTGAGCAGGTCGAGAGCACGCTCCACACCCGCTTCGGTGGGCGCGTGAGCACGGCGCTCCAGGCCGAGCAGCGCGGCACGGGCCACGCGGTGCGCTGCGCCATGGAGTCGCCTGCGCTCGCCACCTTCGAAGGCAACGTGGTGATCCTCTACGGCGACTGCCCGCTCATCCCGAAGGAGAGCGTGCACGCCCTGATCAACGCGCTGGACGCGGACGCGTCGCTGGCCATGCTCACCTCGCACCTGCCCGATCCGCGGGGCTATGGTCGCATCCTGCGTGACGCCGAGGGGCGCGTGCGAGCCATCCGTGAGCAGCGCGACTGCAGCCCGGGCGAGGCAGCCGTGCGCGAGGTCAACCCCGGCCTCTACGCGGTGCGAGCGGGGTTCCTGCGGGACGCCATCGCGCGGCTCAGCGACGACAACGCGCAGGGCGAGCTGTACCTGACCGACGTGGTCGAGCAGGCCGCCGCTGCCGGTGGTGTCCGAGACGTGGCGTGGGACATGGCCGATCTGCGCGGCGTGAACGACCGCTACGAGCTCGCGCTGTGCGCCGAGGAGCGCCGCCTGCGGATCGCCGCCGCGCTGGCGCGAGACGGTGTGGCCGTGCGCGACCTGCGCACCGTCTACGTGGACGCGGACTGCGAGGTCGCTCCGGGCGCGGTGCTCGAGGCGCAGGTGCACCTGCGAGGGCGCTGCGTCATCGAGACCGGCGCGCGCATCGACGTGGGCGCCGTGCTGACGGACGTCATCGTGCGTGAGGGCGCCGAGGTGCTGCCGTACACGGTGGCCAGCGAGAGCGTCATCGGCGAGGAGGCCACGGTGGGGCCCTTCACGCACCTGCGCCCGGCCACCGAGCTGGGCCGCGGGTCCAAGGTGGGGAACTTCTCCGAAACGAAGAAGACCAAGCTGGGCGAGGGCTCGAAGGTAAACCACCTGAGCTACGTGGGCGACGGCGTCATCGGCAAGAACGTGAACATCGGCGCCGGCACCATCTTCTGCAACTACGACGGCGTGCGGAAGCACACCACCACGCTCGAGGACAACGTCTTCATCGGCAGCGACAGCCAGCTGGTGGCGCCGGTCACCGTGGGCGCGGGGGCCTATGTGGCCAGCGGGACCACCGTGACGCGGGACGTCCCGCCCGACGCGCTGGCCGTGGCGCGCACCCGCCAGCAGAACAAAGAAGGCTACGCCGCACGCTTCCGAGCCCGCGCGAAGACGCCCGAGAAGCCGACTGAAGGCACGTGA
- a CDS encoding glutamyl-tRNA reductase, which produces MNSDLIVIGLSHHTAPVELRERLATGDADVPAELQALVSEAGLHEALLLSTCNRVELYAHAAEPHKALERARAHFRERGGEGVEGCLYHHRGAEATHHAFRVAASLDSLVVGEPQILGQVKTAFELANDAGTVGMLLGRCFTRAFAVAKRVRTETRIAEGTVSISSVAVELAQKIFGELRGRRALLLGAGQMGETAARSLSATGARLVVVNRSREKADALATSCGGEARDYEALLSELVQADVVISSTSSTGFVLTRELMREVCRSRRHRPLFIIDIAVPRDVDPRVAEMDNVFLYDVDDLQKVADEGLAQRRQEAEAAEAIVTAEVTEFEAWRRSLALTPTIVELRSHFQQVVREEVARTAQRLSGSSAEDERALKAMSEAIVNKLLHPALTTLKAGATQPEGEQLIAAARALFQLGSGPAAEAAVEAADPKKAHEAPRGTSVERPATPPLPTRKTHGA; this is translated from the coding sequence GTGAACAGCGACCTCATCGTCATCGGGTTGTCGCACCACACGGCCCCGGTGGAGCTGCGCGAGCGCCTGGCCACGGGCGACGCCGACGTGCCCGCCGAGCTGCAGGCCCTGGTCTCGGAGGCGGGGCTCCACGAGGCGCTGCTGCTGTCCACGTGCAACCGCGTGGAGCTGTATGCCCACGCCGCAGAGCCCCACAAGGCGCTCGAGCGTGCCCGGGCGCACTTCCGCGAGCGGGGCGGCGAGGGCGTGGAGGGCTGCCTCTATCACCACCGTGGCGCGGAGGCCACGCACCACGCCTTCCGCGTGGCGGCCAGCCTCGACTCGCTGGTGGTGGGTGAGCCGCAGATCCTCGGTCAGGTGAAGACCGCCTTCGAGCTGGCCAACGACGCGGGCACCGTGGGCATGCTGCTCGGGCGCTGCTTCACGCGGGCGTTCGCGGTGGCCAAGCGGGTGCGCACCGAGACGCGCATCGCCGAGGGCACGGTCAGCATCAGCTCGGTGGCGGTGGAGCTGGCGCAGAAGATCTTCGGCGAGCTCCGCGGGCGCCGTGCGCTGCTGCTCGGCGCCGGCCAGATGGGCGAGACGGCGGCCCGCAGCCTCAGCGCCACCGGCGCCCGTCTGGTGGTGGTCAACCGCAGCCGCGAGAAGGCCGACGCGCTGGCCACGTCGTGCGGCGGCGAGGCACGCGACTACGAGGCGCTGCTCAGCGAGCTGGTCCAGGCCGACGTGGTCATCTCGTCCACCTCGTCCACGGGCTTCGTGCTCACGCGCGAGCTCATGCGCGAGGTGTGCCGCTCGCGGCGCCACCGGCCCCTGTTCATCATCGACATCGCCGTCCCGCGCGACGTGGACCCTCGCGTGGCCGAGATGGACAACGTCTTCCTGTACGACGTGGACGACCTCCAGAAGGTCGCGGACGAGGGGCTGGCACAGCGCCGTCAGGAAGCCGAGGCGGCGGAGGCCATCGTCACGGCGGAGGTCACGGAGTTCGAGGCCTGGCGCCGCTCGCTGGCGCTCACGCCCACCATCGTGGAGCTGCGGAGTCACTTCCAGCAGGTGGTGCGTGAGGAAGTGGCCCGCACCGCGCAGCGTCTGTCCGGTAGCAGCGCGGAAGACGAACGCGCGCTCAAGGCCATGAGCGAGGCCATCGTCAACAAGCTGCTGCATCCCGCGCTCACCACGCTGAAGGCGGGCGCCACCCAGCCCGAGGGCGAGCAGCTCATCGCCGCGGCGCGCGCGCTCTTTCAGCTGGGCTCCGGCCCAGCCGCGGAGGCTGCGGTCGAGGCCGCTGACCCCAAGAAGGCCCACGAAGCACCGCGGGGCACATCCGTCGAACGGCCCGCCACCCCACCGCTCCCCACTCGAAAGACCCACGGCGCATGA
- the ccsA gene encoding cytochrome c biogenesis protein CcsA codes for MLIPGLFITTAVLYGIACALYLAHLTRGREGLTRATNVTLGLAVALHVAYLVGDVAAGSSLVGDIHRVLSLVSFAIVSAFLATTLQRPVTVLGAFITPVTLLFFLASGLGHSVSSVPPEVRSRLLPFHIGVNVLGVSAFALAFGAALAYVLQERMLRRKELGGLFQRLPALDVLDSLSFRASLVGFSLLTVGVVTGALWMAREHAGRLMLEPAPLMGIATWWVFASILGLRVMSGWRGRRAALGTIVGFLCAVSVLAFYVLRASGGALS; via the coding sequence ATGCTCATCCCCGGTCTCTTCATCACCACCGCCGTGCTCTACGGCATCGCGTGCGCGCTCTACCTCGCGCACCTGACGCGTGGTCGCGAAGGCCTGACGCGCGCCACCAACGTCACGCTGGGCCTGGCGGTGGCGCTGCACGTGGCCTACCTGGTGGGTGACGTGGCCGCTGGCAGCAGCCTGGTGGGCGACATCCACCGCGTGCTGTCGCTGGTCTCGTTCGCCATCGTCAGCGCCTTCCTCGCCACCACGCTCCAGCGCCCCGTGACGGTGCTGGGGGCCTTCATCACGCCGGTCACGCTGCTGTTCTTCCTGGCTTCGGGGCTCGGCCACAGCGTGTCGTCGGTGCCCCCCGAGGTGCGCTCGCGCCTGCTGCCGTTCCACATCGGTGTGAACGTGCTGGGCGTCAGCGCCTTCGCGCTCGCGTTCGGGGCGGCGCTGGCCTACGTGCTGCAGGAGCGCATGCTGCGCCGCAAGGAGCTGGGCGGCTTGTTCCAGCGGCTGCCCGCGCTGGACGTGCTGGACTCGCTCAGCTTTCGCGCCTCGCTGGTGGGGTTCTCCCTGCTGACCGTGGGCGTGGTCACGGGCGCGTTGTGGATGGCGCGCGAGCACGCGGGGCGGCTCATGCTGGAGCCCGCGCCGCTCATGGGCATCGCCACCTGGTGGGTGTTCGCGTCCATCCTCGGCCTGCGTGTCATGTCCGGCTGGCGTGGCCGGCGCGCGGCGCTCGGCACCATCGTGGGCTTCCTCTGCGCGGTGAGCGTGCTGGCCTTCTATGTCCTGCGCGCGTCCGGGGGCGCGCTGTCGTGA
- the rpsO gene encoding 30S ribosomal protein S15 yields the protein MASTTDRRAEIINKFRTHENDTGSPEVQIALLTDRIQYLTDHFQTHKKDHHSRRGLLKMVSQRRGLLDYVKRHDIERYRKIITALGIRK from the coding sequence ATGGCTTCGACCACTGACCGCCGCGCGGAAATCATTAACAAATTCCGCACCCATGAAAACGACACCGGTTCCCCTGAAGTCCAGATCGCGCTCCTCACGGACCGCATTCAGTACCTCACGGACCACTTCCAGACCCATAAGAAGGACCACCACAGTCGGCGTGGGCTCCTGAAGATGGTGTCCCAGCGTCGCGGCCTGCTTGATTACGTCAAGCGCCACGACATCGAGCGCTATCGCAAGATTATTACCGCGCTCGGCATTCGTAAGTAA
- the dut gene encoding dUTP diphosphatase, with translation MTNPSHTLTVERLRPNAQLPAYATEGAAGLDLACAFEDAQPRTLLPGEIAKVPTGLRIALPAGHEGQVRPRSGLAAKHGVTVLNAPGTIDEDYRGELMVLLVHHGREPLVLEDGMRIAQLVVAPVTRARVLLGTVVTHDTARGEGGFGSTGTASRPDRP, from the coding sequence ATGACGAACCCGTCCCACACGCTCACGGTCGAGCGCCTGCGCCCGAACGCCCAGCTCCCCGCCTATGCCACCGAGGGTGCCGCGGGCCTCGACCTCGCCTGCGCCTTCGAAGACGCTCAGCCGCGCACGCTGCTGCCCGGTGAGATCGCCAAGGTCCCGACCGGCTTGCGGATCGCGCTCCCCGCCGGACACGAGGGGCAGGTGCGCCCGCGCTCGGGTCTGGCCGCCAAGCACGGGGTCACGGTGCTGAACGCGCCGGGCACCATCGACGAGGACTACCGCGGCGAGTTGATGGTCTTGCTGGTCCATCACGGCCGCGAGCCGCTCGTGCTCGAGGACGGAATGCGCATCGCCCAGCTGGTGGTCGCGCCCGTGACCCGCGCCCGGGTGCTGCTCGGCACGGTGGTGACGCACGACACGGCGCGTGGCGAGGGCGGCTTCGGCAGCACGGGCACCGCCAGTCGGCCAGACCGCCCGTAA
- the trxA gene encoding thioredoxin, translating into MAGKNIVAANDLNFDEAVLNSDTPVLVDFAATWCGPCKMIAPLVEQLADEYVGRAKVAKVDIDESPGTASRFGIRGVPTLLVFKGGQVVAQQVGAAPKGKIAELIERSL; encoded by the coding sequence ATGGCTGGAAAGAACATCGTCGCCGCGAACGACCTCAACTTCGACGAGGCGGTCCTCAACAGCGACACCCCGGTGCTCGTCGACTTCGCCGCCACGTGGTGCGGTCCCTGCAAGATGATCGCCCCCCTGGTGGAGCAGCTGGCCGACGAGTACGTGGGTCGCGCCAAGGTGGCCAAAGTGGACATCGACGAGAGCCCGGGCACCGCGTCGCGCTTCGGCATCCGAGGCGTCCCCACGCTGCTGGTCTTCAAGGGCGGCCAGGTGGTCGCACAGCAGGTCGGCGCCGCCCCCAAGGGCAAGATCGCCGAGCTGATCGAGCGCTCGCTCTGA
- a CDS encoding Rrf2 family transcriptional regulator: MYLTISARRGEPCASVQTIAGALDVSAHHLAKVSQGLAQHGFVSARRGRDGGLVLARDPAALKVGQVVRALEPSELVPCFESADACSLTRGCGLAGALASAQEAFLAHLDTVTLADCVVQPKALVQLVARAR, translated from the coding sequence ATGTACCTCACCATCTCGGCGCGGCGCGGCGAGCCGTGCGCGTCGGTGCAGACCATCGCGGGGGCGCTGGACGTGAGCGCGCATCACCTGGCGAAGGTGTCGCAGGGCCTCGCGCAGCACGGCTTCGTCTCGGCGCGACGGGGCCGCGACGGGGGGCTCGTGCTGGCGCGCGACCCGGCAGCGCTGAAGGTGGGACAGGTGGTGCGCGCCCTCGAGCCGAGCGAGCTGGTGCCCTGCTTCGAGAGCGCGGACGCGTGCTCGCTCACGCGCGGCTGTGGCCTGGCTGGCGCGCTCGCAAGCGCTCAGGAAGCCTTCTTGGCGCACCTCGACACGGTCACCCTCGCCGACTGCGTGGTGCAGCCGAAGGCCCTGGTGCAGCTCGTGGCGCGCGCGCGCTGA
- a CDS encoding group III truncated hemoglobin, whose translation MTHQVGEHVLLDDQLFEVTQVARTRWGSTTYRVTAGDGRTRWLTPRRAEALAPYVDAATIERMVLAFYGRIREDVVLGPIFDARIADWGPHLTRMVHFWSAVLLAAPGFMGNPMQKHRELTGVAPQDFERWLGLFGETLGEIFEPPVADAILLRARRIAGRLSGAMFEEARPACA comes from the coding sequence ATGACCCACCAAGTTGGCGAGCACGTCCTCCTGGACGACCAGCTCTTCGAAGTGACGCAGGTCGCGCGGACGCGCTGGGGCTCCACCACGTATCGCGTCACGGCGGGTGATGGTCGCACGCGCTGGCTGACCCCGCGGCGCGCGGAGGCGCTCGCCCCGTACGTGGACGCCGCGACCATCGAGCGCATGGTGCTCGCGTTCTATGGGCGCATCCGCGAGGACGTGGTGCTCGGGCCCATCTTCGACGCGCGCATCGCCGACTGGGGGCCGCACCTCACGCGCATGGTGCACTTCTGGAGCGCCGTGCTGCTGGCCGCGCCAGGCTTCATGGGCAACCCCATGCAGAAGCACCGCGAGCTCACGGGCGTGGCACCGCAGGACTTCGAGCGCTGGCTCGGCCTCTTTGGCGAGACCCTGGGCGAGATCTTCGAGCCGCCCGTGGCCGACGCGATCCTGCTGCGCGCAAGGCGCATCGCCGGGCGGTTGAGCGGCGCGATGTTCGAGGAGGCGCGGCCCGCGTGCGCCTGA
- the pnp gene encoding polyribonucleotide nucleotidyltransferase, with the protein MIIRESVKIGDKTVTFETGRIAKQAGGAVFVTCGESVLLVTVCGTDEARPGVSFLPLTCEYVEKTYAAGKIPGGFFKREGRLRDHETLTSRIIDRPCRPLFPEHWRAEIQIIATVMSADRINPTDVLALTGASLALMLSPIPWAGPVAGVRVGKVDGKLIANPTFKDLEKSTCDIIVAATKDAIVMVEGEALELTEAEMVEALQFGKDSVQGVLELQERIREAVGKAKLEYTAPEADQNVASRVRDVALDAIKAACNVREKFARYAAFKAGKKLAVKALASEFEGREQEIKDAYEELQFNTMREQVVYEKVRVDGRDTRTVRPISIEATLLPRVHGSALFTRGETQSIVTATLGTRRDEQRIDGLTEDVWKNFLLHYNFPPYSVGEAKMMRGPGRREIGHGNLAERALKSVIPSKEDFPYTIRIVSEITESNGSSSMATVCGGSLAMMDAGIPLRTPVAGVAMGLIMINNDYAVLTDILGDEDHLGDMDFKVCGTDKGITAIQMDIKIGGLTTQIMSEAMDQAREARLHILGEMAKVLPASRPELSRYAPRITSLKVKPDQIRTIIGPGGKMIKAIVEQTGVAIDVEDDGTVNISSDDPEAVKRAIAIIESLTTEPEVGATYKGIVKRIERYGAFIEIAPGKDGLCHITDMAWEYVDNVEALMQLGDEVEVKISAIDREGRIRLSRKELLEKPEGYVERPPREDRGDRGDRGGDRDRGGDRGGDRDRGPRRDGPRGGGDRDRGPRREGGDRGPRREGGDRPPREGGERPPREGGGEGGEPRRRRRREGGEGGEGGGTPAGGGSEG; encoded by the coding sequence GTGATAATTCGTGAATCCGTCAAGATCGGCGACAAGACCGTCACGTTCGAGACCGGTCGTATCGCCAAGCAGGCCGGCGGCGCCGTCTTCGTAACGTGCGGTGAGTCCGTCCTGCTCGTGACCGTGTGCGGCACCGACGAGGCCCGCCCCGGCGTGTCGTTCCTCCCGCTCACCTGCGAGTACGTCGAGAAGACCTACGCCGCCGGTAAGATCCCCGGTGGCTTCTTCAAGCGCGAGGGCCGCCTGCGCGACCACGAGACGCTGACGTCGCGCATCATCGACCGCCCGTGCCGCCCGCTCTTCCCCGAGCACTGGCGCGCCGAGATCCAGATCATCGCCACCGTCATGTCGGCGGACCGCATCAACCCCACGGACGTGCTGGCCCTCACCGGCGCCTCGCTCGCGCTGATGCTCAGCCCCATCCCGTGGGCCGGCCCCGTGGCGGGCGTGCGCGTCGGCAAGGTCGACGGCAAGCTCATCGCCAACCCCACGTTCAAGGACCTCGAGAAGAGCACCTGCGACATCATCGTGGCGGCCACCAAGGACGCCATCGTCATGGTGGAGGGCGAGGCCCTCGAGCTGACCGAGGCCGAGATGGTCGAGGCGCTGCAGTTCGGAAAGGACTCCGTGCAGGGCGTGCTCGAGCTGCAGGAGCGCATCCGCGAGGCCGTCGGTAAGGCCAAGCTGGAGTACACCGCGCCCGAGGCCGACCAGAACGTCGCGTCCCGCGTGCGTGATGTAGCCCTCGATGCCATCAAGGCTGCCTGCAACGTACGCGAGAAGTTCGCGCGCTACGCGGCGTTCAAGGCTGGCAAGAAGCTCGCCGTCAAGGCTCTGGCTAGCGAGTTCGAGGGACGCGAGCAAGAGATCAAGGACGCCTACGAGGAGCTCCAGTTCAACACCATGCGCGAGCAGGTGGTGTACGAGAAGGTCCGCGTCGACGGCCGCGACACGCGCACGGTCCGTCCGATCTCCATCGAGGCCACCCTGCTCCCGCGCGTCCACGGCAGCGCGCTCTTCACCCGCGGCGAGACGCAGTCCATCGTGACCGCCACGCTGGGCACGCGCCGCGACGAGCAGCGCATCGACGGCCTCACCGAGGACGTCTGGAAGAACTTCCTGCTGCACTACAACTTCCCTCCCTACTCCGTGGGCGAAGCGAAGATGATGCGCGGCCCGGGTCGTCGCGAGATCGGGCACGGCAACCTGGCCGAGCGCGCGCTCAAGAGCGTCATCCCGTCGAAGGAAGACTTCCCGTACACCATCCGCATCGTGTCGGAGATCACGGAGTCGAACGGCTCGTCGTCGATGGCCACCGTCTGCGGCGGCAGCCTGGCGATGATGGACGCGGGCATCCCGCTCCGCACGCCGGTCGCGGGTGTGGCCATGGGCCTCATCATGATCAACAACGACTACGCGGTGTTGACGGACATCCTCGGTGACGAGGATCACCTCGGCGACATGGACTTCAAGGTCTGTGGCACCGACAAGGGCATCACCGCCATCCAGATGGACATCAAGATCGGTGGTCTCACCACGCAGATCATGAGCGAGGCCATGGACCAGGCGCGCGAGGCTCGCCTGCACATCCTGGGCGAGATGGCCAAGGTGCTCCCGGCTTCGCGCCCCGAGCTCAGCCGCTACGCGCCGCGCATCACCTCGCTGAAGGTGAAGCCGGATCAGATCCGCACGATCATCGGACCGGGCGGCAAGATGATCAAGGCGATCGTCGAGCAGACCGGTGTCGCCATCGACGTCGAGGACGACGGCACGGTGAACATCTCTTCGGACGATCCGGAGGCCGTGAAGCGCGCCATCGCGATCATCGAGAGCCTGACCACGGAGCCCGAGGTCGGCGCCACCTACAAGGGTATCGTCAAGCGCATCGAGCGCTACGGCGCGTTCATCGAGATCGCCCCGGGCAAGGACGGCCTCTGCCACATCACCGACATGGCGTGGGAGTACGTCGACAACGTCGAGGCGCTCATGCAACTCGGCGACGAGGTCGAGGTGAAGATCTCGGCCATCGACCGCGAGGGGCGCATCCGCCTGTCGCGCAAGGAGCTCCTCGAGAAGCCCGAGGGCTACGTGGAGCGTCCGCCCCGTGAAGACCGTGGTGACCGCGGCGACCGTGGTGGTGACCGCGACCGTGGTGGTGACCGCGGCGGTGACCGCGACCGTGGCCCGCGCCGCGATGGGCCCCGTGGTGGTGGCGATCGCGACCGTGGCCCGCGCCGCGAGGGTGGTGACCGTGGCCCGCGCCGCGAGGGTGGTGACCGTCCGCCCCGTGAGGGTGGCGAGCGTCCGCCCCGCGAGGGTGGTGGTGAAGGCGGCGAGCCCCGTCGTCGTCGTCGTCGCGAAGGCGGCGAGGGTGGCGAGGGTGGCGGCACGCCGGCTGGCGGCGGCTCCGAGGGCTGA